The following coding sequences lie in one Apium graveolens cultivar Ventura chromosome 3, ASM990537v1, whole genome shotgun sequence genomic window:
- the LOC141713633 gene encoding uncharacterized protein LOC141713633 isoform X2, with translation MDSFSNEKSSHSVGTSSIKPLSSIMDIMDSPVKLPSQSNAHHHNRTIVVRHPRHYYGRQYSRRNSPHYTDASSSHGKVTPLHNDKLSFKLARQGNSESSRHAEGREKASRRPERIRSGTTVMEAISADVIQMTCGICQKQLKSRSYIFGNTISTSDLSVVAVLVCGHVYHADCLETKTSYEDRRDPPCPACTSFLSHIDTPCTEN, from the exons AAATCATCACATTCGGTTGGCACCAGTTCAATAAAACCTTTATCATCCATTATGGACATAATGGATAGTCCTGTGAAGCTACCGAGCCAGTCAAATGCTCATCACCACAACCGTACAATAGTAGTAAGACATCCACGTCATTACTATGGCCGTCAATACTCACGAAGAAACTCTCCTCATTATACTGATGCATCAAGCTCTCATGGAAAGGTTACTCCTCTACATAATGATAAACTGTCTTTCAAGTTGGCAAGGCAAGGAAATTCAGAATCCAGTAGGCATGCAG AGGGTAGAGAAAAAGCATCTCGGAGGCCAGAAAGAATTAGATCTGGAACCACAGTAATGGAAGCAATTTCTGCCGACGTAATACAAATGACGTGTGGAATATGCCAGAAACAATTGAAAAGTAGATCGTATATATTTGGAAATACCATATCGACTAGTGACCTCTCTGTTGTGGCAGTTCTAGTTTGTGGCCATGTTTATCACGCTGACTGTTTAGAAACAAAAACAAGTTACGAAGATAGAAGAGATCCGCCTTGCCCGGCGTGTACAAGCTTCCTTTCACATATTGATACACCATGTACAGAGAACTAG
- the LOC141713635 gene encoding monogalactosyldiacylglycerol synthase 2, chloroplastic-like, giving the protein MAVASPRNAIHSVFERVGVYGFGGGSSQKRLKYEIHEEKYYEEEDNMEMVQLGAERTKNVLILMSDTGGGHRASAEAIRDAFQLQFGDEYRIFVKDVWKEYTGWPLNNMESQYKFMVKHVQLWKVAFHSTSPRWIHSLYLAAVAAYYAKEVEAGLMEYKPDIIISVHPLMQHIPLWVLKWQGLQKKVIFVTVITDLNTCHPTWFHPDVNRCYCPSEEVAKRASFDGLEESQIRVFGLPIRPSFCQAVLTKNQLREELKMEPDLPAVLLMGGGEGMGPVKKTAKALGESLFDEELGKPIGQLIIICGRNKDLASTLESLEWKIPVQVRGFEKQMEKWMGACDCIITKAGPGTIAEALIRGLPIILNDYIPGQEKGNVPYVVENGAGVFTRSSRETARLVAEWFSTKSDELQRMSENALKLAQPNAVFDIVKDINELVCQRGPLSNIPYMLTSSFSGLTLM; this is encoded by the exons ATGGCAGTGGCGTCACCGAGAAATGCGATACATTCGGTGTTCGAGAGAGTCGGGGTTTATGGTTTTGGAGGTGGTAGCAGTCAGAAGAGGCTAAAATATGAAATACATGAAGAGAAATATTATGAAGAAGAAGATAACATGGAAATGGTGCAGCTTGGAGCTGAGAGGACCAAGAATGTGCTCATTTTGATGAGTGATACCGGTGGGGGTCATCGCGCTTCCGCGGAGGCCATCCGTGATGCTTTTCAGCTCCAATTTGGCGATGAATACAGG ATTTTTGTGAAGGATGTTTGGAAGGAGTACACAGGCTGGCCATTGAATAACATGGAATCTCAGTACAAATTCATGGTTAAGCATGTTCAGCTTTGGAAGGTTGCATTTCACAGTACTTCTCCCAGATGGATTCACTCTCTCTATCTTGCTGCAGTTGCCGCCTATTATGCCAA GGAGGTTGAGGCTGGCCTAATGGAGTATAAGCCTGACATCATCATCTCGGTCCATCCTCTTATGCAACATATTCCTCTGTGGGTTCTTAAATGGCAAGGCCTGCAGAAGAAAGTGATATTTGTCACAGTCATCACAGACCTCAATACCTGCCACCCGACGTG GTTTCATCCTGATGTCAACCGATGCTACTGCCCCTCGGAAGAGGTAGCAAAGAGAGCTTCGTTTGATGGCCTTGAAGAATCTCAAATACGTGTGTTTGGCTTGCCAATCAGACCCTCATTTTGCCAAGCAGTTCTTACCAAA AATCAATTGCGTGAAGAGCTTAAGATGGAACCAGATTTGCCTGCAGTTTTGCTGATGGGAGGTGGCGAAGGGATGGGTCCTGTCAAAAAAACTGCAAAGGCTCTCGGAGAATCTTTGTTTGATGAAGAATTGGGGAAACCAATTGGGCAACTGATAATCATTTGTGGACGTAACAAGGATCTAGCCTCCACCCTAGAATCGTTAGAGTGGAAAATCCCCGTTCAG GTTAGAGGTTTTGAGAAGCAGATGGAGAAATGGATGGGTGCTTGTGACTGTATTATAACAAAA GCTGGACCAGGTACAATTGCAGAAGCATTGATTCGAGGGCTTCCTATAATTCTGAACGATTATATTCCCGGGCAA GAAAAAGGAAATGTTCCATATGTAGTAGAAAACGGGGCTGGTGTTTTCACTCGAAGCTCAAGGGAAACAGCAAGATTAGTTGCAGAATGGTTCAGCACAAAATCAGATGAACTGCAGAGGATGTCGGAGAATGCACTTAAGCTAGCACAACCAAATGCAGTGTTTGATATCGTCAAAGACATCAACGAATTAGTGTGCCAGCGAGGACCTCTTTCCAACATTCCATATATGTTGACATCATCATTTTCAGGACTAACCCTCATGTAA
- the LOC141713634 gene encoding uncharacterized protein LOC141713634 isoform X1 → MKIYAMVRGKLILICQYGGDFVTNDDGSLSYDGGEANAVNVNLETLFDDLKLKLAEICDVDYSDMSIKYFLPGNRRNLITLKSDRDWKRMLNFHGNSVTTDVFVMGKQGFNRDLLNMHASRGTSIKVAETVEPVAEPLAETVEHVVEPLVETVEPVSEPAIFTDLTAANRVSGKHVVRRKSFKHVAKRKTTAASAPKPSSDVPIVVVALPAATKKNSRTTITSVHSAEPVANFDSENVPESNTSAVPESNTSAVGIHHSSDEIDLSATPADAVKKRRRTALWKIGANGPMIVADDDGDGSSWEKSNHLNHNGKRGRHVTPRNSDGDNHTLSSGFHDHPLDKEVESWRDIIKGVGQEFENVQEFRDCLQKYAMAHRFAYKLKKNEANRASGRCVIDGCSWRIHAYRISTDQPFEIKKFQDTHTCGGESWKSGHLARSRFVGIIKERLRDSPNQKTRDIASGISRDFGIELSYSQVRRAIEDAREQLRGSYKEAYDQLPWFCAKILKTNPGSSTKFIINDDKTFRGFFVSFQATVCGFLNGCRPLLFLEASHIRSEYQEILLTATAVDGNDGFFPVAFAVVDVENSDNWRWFLEQLKYAISSAQSLTFVSDREKDLKKYVLDFFENAHHGYSIPHLLKSFKRDLKGPFSGDGKAALPGHLLAAAHATRLSDFEKCTGQIKQICPKAYDWVMQVEPEFWTSLFFKGEQYNHIAQNIAEPYITLMEELRNLTIVQKIEALIRMMAGLMDNGQKESCKWSTKLTPSYEQRLQRYNIKARDMKVLCSSDTLFEVRDDSIHVVNINSLDCTCLGWKKMQPCCHAVAVFISTGRNSYDYYSKYFTVDSYRSTYSKSINLVPGVKHAEDEDGPGSTECVLPPVPTRTAAQEKRELKEAELVDKRTVTCTRCKEEGHNKKSCKATLEIVSVTEKVL, encoded by the exons ATGAAGATCTATGCAATGGTGCGGGGGAAACTTATATTAATATGCCAGTATGGTGGCGATTTTGTTACAAATGATGATGGGTCGTTGTCATATGACGGAGGAGAGGCAAATGCAGTCAATGTCAATCTTGAGACTCTATTCGATGATTTGAAGCTGAAGTTGGCTGAAATTTGTGATGTAGACTATAGCGATATGTCCATCAAGTACTTTCTTCCGGGAAACAGGCGAAATCTCATCACTCTAAAGAGTGATAGAGACTGGAAAAGAATGCTTAATTTTCATGGGAATTCAGTAACTACAGATGTTTTCGTTATGGGAAAGCAAGGATTTAATCGTGATTTGCTGAATATGCATGCCAGCAG GGGAACTAGTATAAAAGTTGCTGAGACGGTAGAGCCTGTTGCCGAGCCACTTGCGGAGACTGTAGAGCATGTTGTCGAGCCACTTGTGGAGACTGTAGAGCCTGTTTCTGAGCCAGCAATCTTTACCGATCTAACGGCAGCCAATCGAGTCAGTGGAAAGCATGTTGTGAGAAGAAAGTCTTTTAAGCATGTTGCCAAGAGAAAAACCACGGCAGCTTCTGCTCCCAAGCCTTCTTCTGATGTCCCTATAGTAGTAGTAGCTCTTCCTGCAGCCACTAAGAAAAATAGTAGAACAACTATTACCTCAGTCCATTCTGCAGAACCTGTGGCTAATTTTGATTCAGAGAATGTCCCAGAGTCTAATACTTCTGCTGTCCCAGAGTCTAATACTTCTGCCGTGGGGATCCATCACAGCTCGGATGAAATTGATTTGTCTGCTACTCCTGCAGATGCTGTAAAGAAACGAAGGCGCACAGCCTTGTGGAAAATTGGTGCTAATGGTCCCATGATTGTTGCAGATGATGACGGGGATGGAAGTTCTTGGGAAAAGAGCAACCATCTTAACCATAATGGGAAGCGTGGGCGACATGTTACTCCTAGGAACTCCGACGGTGACAATCACACTTTAAGTTCCGGTTTTCATGACCATCCGTTGGATAAAGAAGTTGAATCTTGGAGGGATATCATTAAAGGTGTTGGTCAGGAGTTCGAAAATGTTCAAGAATTTCGAGACTGTCTACAAAAATATGCTATGGCCCACCGTTTTGCATATAAATTGAAAAAGAATGAAGCTAATCGTGCAAGTGGCAGATGTGTTATTGATGGTTGTTCTTGGAGGATCCATGCATATCGGATCTCTACTGATCAGCCTTTTGAGATTAAAAAGTTTCAAGATACGCACACATGTGGAGGTGAATCTTGGAAATCCGGTCACCTAGCAAGGAGTCGGTTCGTAGGTATCATCAAAGAAAGGTTACGTGATTCTCCGAATCAGAAAACGAGAGATATTGCTAGTGGCATTTCGCGGGATTTTGGGATTGAATTGAGCTACTCACAAGTAAGGCGGGCTATAGAGGATGCGCGAGAGCAACTTCGTGGATCTTATAAGGAGGCATATGATCAGTTGCCTTGGTTTTGTGCAAAAATATTGAAGACTAATCCTGGTAGCTCCACTAAGTTCATCATCAATGATGACAAAACGTTTCGTGGCTTTTTTGTGTCGTTTCAGGCAACAGTTTGTGGTTTCTTAAATGGTTGTCGCCCGCTTCTTTTTCTCGAAGCATCACATATACGATCAGAGTACCAAGAAATCTTGTTGACAGCAACTGCAGTCGACGGGAATGATGGTTTCTTTCCAGTTGCCTTTGCTGTAGTAGATGTTGAAAATAGTGATAATTGGCGATGGTTTCTAGAGCAGTTAAAATATGCAATTTCATCTGCTCAATCCCTAACATTTGTTTCGGATAGAGAGAAGGACCTCAAGAAATATGTGCTTGACTTTTTCGAGAATGCTCATCATGGTTACTCCATCCCCCATCTTCTGAAAAGCTTTAAAAGGGACTTAAAGGGTCCTTTCTCTGGAGATGGAAAGGCTGCATTGCCTGGCCATCTCTTGGCTGCTGCACATGCCACCAGGCTTTCTGATTTTGAGAAGTGTACCGGACAAATTAAACAGATATGTCCGAAAGCTTATGACTGGGTCATGCAAGTAGAGCCGGAGTTTTGGACAAGTTTGTTTTTCAAGGGTGAGCAATATAACCATATAGCACAAAATATTGCAGAGCCATACATTACATTAATGGAAGAATTGAGGAATTTAACTATAGTACAGAAGATAGAAGCCCTAATACGTATGATGGCTGGGTTGATGGACAATGGTCAAAAGGAATCTTGCAAGTGGTCCACAAAACTCACACCATCATATGAACAAAGGTTACAACGATACAACATAAAAGCACGTGATATGAAAGTCTTGTGCTCATCGGACACCTTATTTGAGGTTCGCGATGACAGCATCCATGTGGTAAATATTAATAGCTTGGACTGCACTTGCCTGGGATGGAAAAAAATGCAACCATGCTGCCATGCTGTCGCTGTCTTCATTTCAACGGGTAGGAATTCATATGATTATTATTCCAAATATTTCACAGTTGATAGCTACCGATCAACATATTCAAAGTCCATAAACTTGGTACCGGGAGTAAAGCATGCGGAAGATGAAGATGGTCCAGGTTCAACCGAGTGTGTGCTTCCCCCGGTGCCCACTAGGACAGCGGCCCAAGAGAAGAGGGAACTGAAAGAAGCAGAGTTAGTTGATAAAAGGACAGTTACCTGTACAAGGTGCAAAGAAGAGGGGCACAATAAAAAGTCATGCAAGGCCACCTTAGAAATTGTAAGTGTTACTGAGAAAGTTTTGTAA
- the LOC141713634 gene encoding uncharacterized protein LOC141713634 isoform X2 — protein sequence MVRGKLILICQYGGDFVTNDDGSLSYDGGEANAVNVNLETLFDDLKLKLAEICDVDYSDMSIKYFLPGNRRNLITLKSDRDWKRMLNFHGNSVTTDVFVMGKQGFNRDLLNMHASRGTSIKVAETVEPVAEPLAETVEHVVEPLVETVEPVSEPAIFTDLTAANRVSGKHVVRRKSFKHVAKRKTTAASAPKPSSDVPIVVVALPAATKKNSRTTITSVHSAEPVANFDSENVPESNTSAVPESNTSAVGIHHSSDEIDLSATPADAVKKRRRTALWKIGANGPMIVADDDGDGSSWEKSNHLNHNGKRGRHVTPRNSDGDNHTLSSGFHDHPLDKEVESWRDIIKGVGQEFENVQEFRDCLQKYAMAHRFAYKLKKNEANRASGRCVIDGCSWRIHAYRISTDQPFEIKKFQDTHTCGGESWKSGHLARSRFVGIIKERLRDSPNQKTRDIASGISRDFGIELSYSQVRRAIEDAREQLRGSYKEAYDQLPWFCAKILKTNPGSSTKFIINDDKTFRGFFVSFQATVCGFLNGCRPLLFLEASHIRSEYQEILLTATAVDGNDGFFPVAFAVVDVENSDNWRWFLEQLKYAISSAQSLTFVSDREKDLKKYVLDFFENAHHGYSIPHLLKSFKRDLKGPFSGDGKAALPGHLLAAAHATRLSDFEKCTGQIKQICPKAYDWVMQVEPEFWTSLFFKGEQYNHIAQNIAEPYITLMEELRNLTIVQKIEALIRMMAGLMDNGQKESCKWSTKLTPSYEQRLQRYNIKARDMKVLCSSDTLFEVRDDSIHVVNINSLDCTCLGWKKMQPCCHAVAVFISTGRNSYDYYSKYFTVDSYRSTYSKSINLVPGVKHAEDEDGPGSTECVLPPVPTRTAAQEKRELKEAELVDKRTVTCTRCKEEGHNKKSCKATLEIVSVTEKVL from the exons ATGGTGCGGGGGAAACTTATATTAATATGCCAGTATGGTGGCGATTTTGTTACAAATGATGATGGGTCGTTGTCATATGACGGAGGAGAGGCAAATGCAGTCAATGTCAATCTTGAGACTCTATTCGATGATTTGAAGCTGAAGTTGGCTGAAATTTGTGATGTAGACTATAGCGATATGTCCATCAAGTACTTTCTTCCGGGAAACAGGCGAAATCTCATCACTCTAAAGAGTGATAGAGACTGGAAAAGAATGCTTAATTTTCATGGGAATTCAGTAACTACAGATGTTTTCGTTATGGGAAAGCAAGGATTTAATCGTGATTTGCTGAATATGCATGCCAGCAG GGGAACTAGTATAAAAGTTGCTGAGACGGTAGAGCCTGTTGCCGAGCCACTTGCGGAGACTGTAGAGCATGTTGTCGAGCCACTTGTGGAGACTGTAGAGCCTGTTTCTGAGCCAGCAATCTTTACCGATCTAACGGCAGCCAATCGAGTCAGTGGAAAGCATGTTGTGAGAAGAAAGTCTTTTAAGCATGTTGCCAAGAGAAAAACCACGGCAGCTTCTGCTCCCAAGCCTTCTTCTGATGTCCCTATAGTAGTAGTAGCTCTTCCTGCAGCCACTAAGAAAAATAGTAGAACAACTATTACCTCAGTCCATTCTGCAGAACCTGTGGCTAATTTTGATTCAGAGAATGTCCCAGAGTCTAATACTTCTGCTGTCCCAGAGTCTAATACTTCTGCCGTGGGGATCCATCACAGCTCGGATGAAATTGATTTGTCTGCTACTCCTGCAGATGCTGTAAAGAAACGAAGGCGCACAGCCTTGTGGAAAATTGGTGCTAATGGTCCCATGATTGTTGCAGATGATGACGGGGATGGAAGTTCTTGGGAAAAGAGCAACCATCTTAACCATAATGGGAAGCGTGGGCGACATGTTACTCCTAGGAACTCCGACGGTGACAATCACACTTTAAGTTCCGGTTTTCATGACCATCCGTTGGATAAAGAAGTTGAATCTTGGAGGGATATCATTAAAGGTGTTGGTCAGGAGTTCGAAAATGTTCAAGAATTTCGAGACTGTCTACAAAAATATGCTATGGCCCACCGTTTTGCATATAAATTGAAAAAGAATGAAGCTAATCGTGCAAGTGGCAGATGTGTTATTGATGGTTGTTCTTGGAGGATCCATGCATATCGGATCTCTACTGATCAGCCTTTTGAGATTAAAAAGTTTCAAGATACGCACACATGTGGAGGTGAATCTTGGAAATCCGGTCACCTAGCAAGGAGTCGGTTCGTAGGTATCATCAAAGAAAGGTTACGTGATTCTCCGAATCAGAAAACGAGAGATATTGCTAGTGGCATTTCGCGGGATTTTGGGATTGAATTGAGCTACTCACAAGTAAGGCGGGCTATAGAGGATGCGCGAGAGCAACTTCGTGGATCTTATAAGGAGGCATATGATCAGTTGCCTTGGTTTTGTGCAAAAATATTGAAGACTAATCCTGGTAGCTCCACTAAGTTCATCATCAATGATGACAAAACGTTTCGTGGCTTTTTTGTGTCGTTTCAGGCAACAGTTTGTGGTTTCTTAAATGGTTGTCGCCCGCTTCTTTTTCTCGAAGCATCACATATACGATCAGAGTACCAAGAAATCTTGTTGACAGCAACTGCAGTCGACGGGAATGATGGTTTCTTTCCAGTTGCCTTTGCTGTAGTAGATGTTGAAAATAGTGATAATTGGCGATGGTTTCTAGAGCAGTTAAAATATGCAATTTCATCTGCTCAATCCCTAACATTTGTTTCGGATAGAGAGAAGGACCTCAAGAAATATGTGCTTGACTTTTTCGAGAATGCTCATCATGGTTACTCCATCCCCCATCTTCTGAAAAGCTTTAAAAGGGACTTAAAGGGTCCTTTCTCTGGAGATGGAAAGGCTGCATTGCCTGGCCATCTCTTGGCTGCTGCACATGCCACCAGGCTTTCTGATTTTGAGAAGTGTACCGGACAAATTAAACAGATATGTCCGAAAGCTTATGACTGGGTCATGCAAGTAGAGCCGGAGTTTTGGACAAGTTTGTTTTTCAAGGGTGAGCAATATAACCATATAGCACAAAATATTGCAGAGCCATACATTACATTAATGGAAGAATTGAGGAATTTAACTATAGTACAGAAGATAGAAGCCCTAATACGTATGATGGCTGGGTTGATGGACAATGGTCAAAAGGAATCTTGCAAGTGGTCCACAAAACTCACACCATCATATGAACAAAGGTTACAACGATACAACATAAAAGCACGTGATATGAAAGTCTTGTGCTCATCGGACACCTTATTTGAGGTTCGCGATGACAGCATCCATGTGGTAAATATTAATAGCTTGGACTGCACTTGCCTGGGATGGAAAAAAATGCAACCATGCTGCCATGCTGTCGCTGTCTTCATTTCAACGGGTAGGAATTCATATGATTATTATTCCAAATATTTCACAGTTGATAGCTACCGATCAACATATTCAAAGTCCATAAACTTGGTACCGGGAGTAAAGCATGCGGAAGATGAAGATGGTCCAGGTTCAACCGAGTGTGTGCTTCCCCCGGTGCCCACTAGGACAGCGGCCCAAGAGAAGAGGGAACTGAAAGAAGCAGAGTTAGTTGATAAAAGGACAGTTACCTGTACAAGGTGCAAAGAAGAGGGGCACAATAAAAAGTCATGCAAGGCCACCTTAGAAATTGTAAGTGTTACTGAGAAAGTTTTGTAA